GTCGACGTGCCCCAACGTGGAGACGCTGGTGCGCGGCGCCGTCACCCAGAAGCTGCAGGCGACCTTCAACGCCGCGCCGGGCACGCTCCGCCTcttcttccacgactgcttcgtcagGGTACGTACGGTCCATTCCATTTGCATCCGTCAGTCACCATATGCGCAATCCAATCGATCGATTAACGTCCCCCGTCCTGACCCTTGTTCTTGGTTCATTCCAATCCCAGGGCTGTGACGCGTCCGTGCTGCTGTCGGGCCCCGACGACGAGCACAGCGCGGGCGCCGACACGACGCTGTCCGCGGACGCGCTGGACCTCGTCACCCGCGCCAAGGCCGCCGTCGACGCCGACCCCAAGTGCGCCTACAAGGTCTCCTGCGCCGACATCCTCGCACTCGCCGCCCGCGACGTCGTCTCCCAGGTACTCTACTTCTTCTGGCCTCTCATCgattcatccatccatccattcaaGCTGCAGGTCGCAGCTACACACACACgcccctctcttcttcctcccaagcCAGCTCCCGTATAGAATTCGTTGGCGCTGTCGTTTCTCTCTACGTCACTTTCGGCGCCACAGACGAACAGAGAGGAGGGGGGGATGGAAATGGAAACAAAAAAGAACTTGCTTTTTTTCCAGACGGTTATGCCACTTTGGTCGATGGGGGATTAGCGACAGGGAGCTTACGCTTAAACCCTACGCCATTAGCGCACCATCGTATATAATAAACTAATAATTAATCACCGATGCTAGTAGTGCTTTGGAGTGGTTTCCGCCGCGCCGCGGGCAGGTCCCGGCGACAGCTATGATGAGGCTGACATGCCCCGCGGCCAGGCCACTGCGCCCGCGCGCGCATGGGCAAGGCGAACGGCTCCGCCGCAGGCCGAAGCGGCAGTGCCTCGTGCACGCTGCGAGTCGCAATCACTGACCCTGAGCTGTGCCGCAATCATCCTATCTAGTCCGTCCGGGCGCGTCATGTCCAGCCCCCCTGTCGTCTTCCTCCCCTGCTTCTCCCTGAAGAGAGCCCAGGAGGCAATCAGGCACGCCGCACGCGCAGGAACCTTTTACATACTCCTAATGCAAGCTCAACGAGGAGTTTAGGATCATCACGAACCATTGAGGTGGCCGCAGAGAGGAGGttccaaaaaagaaaaagaaaagttcGAGTCCCGTTTGGCGCTAAAACAGGGGATTGGGTTTTGGGGGTGTGGTCCTGCCGTGTCCTGGTACTGCATCCTGTCGGAATTCTGCTGTCCCCGGCTCATTCACTCGGAGCAACAGCACGCACGCGGTCCAGAGGTGGGACGGCGGCAAGGGCAAGGCATGGCGCGAAGAGGAGATGCGAATGCGATGAAGCCGTGGTGGCCTGGCCTGGACGGGGGCTGAGCGCCGGTGTCACTGCTTGCTCTCGGCTCCCCCTCCTCGCTGGCTCGCAGCTGCGTCAGCCCGTGCTGCCTGCCGGCCTTTGAATTCTTCTCTGACGCGAAAGCGGACACGGTTTGGCGGCGTAAATGAGCCGGTACGGCGTCGACAGATACGGGCGATCCGCCGGGCCGTGCAGTATTGCACTGCCTGGAGCCCTGGACATGGACGGACAGACCGGTGCTCGTAGAGATAAGTACACGGCTACGGCCATACGGGCTTTCAGTTATTGTGCCGAGCAACTCGGCCGAAGTTTCTGATGCTCGTATCCATATTTCGCACATACGCGAAGCGTGCTGCTGGTACCGCGTCGGAGGACGTCGCAGCAAGCCGCTGTTCTCGGATAGAATTTTTTGTTTGGGCACTGCACTGGTAAAAGATCTCACTGCCGGAGTGTACTTATGGTTGCAAACTTGAAATTGTTGACGCAGACGGGCGGACCgtactaccaggtggagctgGGGCGGCTGGACGGCAAGGTGGGCACGCGCGCCGTGGTGAAGCACAGCCTCCCCGGCGCCGGCTTCGACCTGGACCAGCTCAACAAGCTCTTCGCCGCAAACGGGCTCACGCAGACCGACATGATCGCGCTCTCAGGTACGTCATCACGTCACGCCCGCCTCAACACAGACGCCtccgtagtagtagtagtagtatacgaTAGGAGGATAGCTTCCGTTCGGTTGGGTTGTCGAAAGCGCCCGACTGGTTCGGTTTGGTTGGCAGCTGCATGCGGTTGCGGTCGCGATGCCGGCCAGGCGGCGGACGCGGCTCATCATTGCGCCTCGCCCACTCCGCTCACTCCCCACCCTGCTGCTGGCCTGCTGCTCGTAGAAACGCATGTCCTTTCCAGGCTGGCGCCGGGCGTGCCCACCCTCCCCGGCTTCCTCCCGCTGCAGCGTCGCGCGCAGGCCTTCTCTCTTGGCATGGTCCCGTGGAGTATGGCTTGCTGTTGCTGCTACACGTTCTGGGTGTCAGCCTGTCTGTCGCTCGCTCACACACTCGTGACCACTGACGAGATCACCACGCACCGTCACGTCACGGTCGTAGCACTAGCAGTAAAACCTTAGTAGGCTGCACGTCAGCGGGTCAGCGACCACGGCTGCCGATCCGCCGCTGACGCTGCCAGCTGCCGCTGCCATCCACAGCGTCACTGACGTACGTGGCGCTTGCAATTGCAGGTGGGCACACGATCGGCGTGACGCACTGCGACAAGTTCGTGCGGCGGCTGTACCCGTTCAAGGGCAACAACGCCGGCGCCGGCCCGCCGATGAACCTCTACTTCCTGCGGCAGATGCGGCAGACGTGCCCGCTCAACTACAGCCCGTCGGCGTTCGCGATGCTGGACGCCGTGACGCCGCGCAAGTTCGACAACGGATACTACCAGACGCTGCAGCAGATGAAGGGCCTGCTGGCCTCCGACCAGGTGCTCTTCGCCGACCGCCGGTCCCGCGCCACCGTCAACTACTTCGCCGCCAACCAGACCGCCTTCTTCGACGCCttcgtcgccgccatggccaagctggGGCGCGTCGGCGTCAAGACCGCCGCCGACGGCGAGATCCGCCGCGTCTGCACCAAGGTCAACTAGCTAGCTTAGCTAGCCCGTACATTGGGACATTGGGTGGGTAGTACCGTAGTTGGGGGTTGAGAAAGAATGTCCATGTCCATCAGTAAagtccatccatgatccatcacAGTTCACAGTCACAGTCACAGTGTACTATTAATTTGTTGATGATCCGCCGATTCTTTTCTTGATTATTattgtgtagtagtagtagtagtaattaaAACCATGTAACAAGAAGAGGGAGCTCCATGTATCCTAGGATATTTTCATGCCTTACCATGTGAATGTGAtagaagg
The nucleotide sequence above comes from Miscanthus floridulus cultivar M001 chromosome 18, ASM1932011v1, whole genome shotgun sequence. Encoded proteins:
- the LOC136520217 gene encoding peroxidase 16-like; the encoded protein is MRSWRRQSVVAAVVIALLAATWCAAAAQAQLSQSYYASTCPNVETLVRGAVTQKLQATFNAAPGTLRLFFHDCFVRGCDASVLLSGPDDEHSAGADTTLSADALDLVTRAKAAVDADPKCAYKVSCADILALAARDVVSQTGGPYYQVELGRLDGKVGTRAVVKHSLPGAGFDLDQLNKLFAANGLTQTDMIALSGGHTIGVTHCDKFVRRLYPFKGNNAGAGPPMNLYFLRQMRQTCPLNYSPSAFAMLDAVTPRKFDNGYYQTLQQMKGLLASDQVLFADRRSRATVNYFAANQTAFFDAFVAAMAKLGRVGVKTAADGEIRRVCTKVN